Proteins encoded by one window of Geobacter sp. DSM 9736:
- a CDS encoding cache domain-containing protein, whose protein sequence is MHRYLFSFINNLRLRWKMLVLVLPLVIVPILVVGIVVGGISTRQAYRGITLTSKNDLQHMADFTIDLLNSHYQQFQVYKQDKQRSFTMELATLVNLSYNLVQAEQNQLRTGRIDPETAKREARKALKKVNVGETGYIYAMTTKGDLQVHIAREGENVFDEKDENGRYFIRQMCENALKSQPGQVLYIIYPWRNAVLGDRFPRKKIVAYRYFREWDWIIAAGGYVDETYEDLNFEQRSFAELKAKIKGKMVGDTGYIFCMDSKGNLVIHPDQEGTNIFNARDFSGNYFIREMCRNKRGWIHYPWKNVSDPRPRMKIVRYEYFKPWDWIVAVGSYEDEFYREANKIKGRITASIILLSAVIGIAAIALVILASKVLTDPISHMMEVIRKVKRGYLDERMVVDTNDELGELASAFNRMTSIIKHNKEMEANLAQQGKMASLGILSSGVAHEINNPLGVILGYASYLEGKLDEQDPNYKYVHEIKRESKRCRKIVQDLLSYARMPKPTLEPTDMNTLLEQIVDFAANHTDMHHVSVVKEFRPDIPLISVDGDQMRQVAINIILNAGAAMQSGGRLVVKTDLMEGYVKMVFSDNGAGIPPENLESIFEPFFTTKPKGTGLGLAITKQIVEQHQGKIEIESLVGKGTTVTVRLPVNAAERYYADTGSSE, encoded by the coding sequence ATGCACCGATATCTTTTCAGCTTCATCAACAACCTGCGACTCCGGTGGAAAATGCTGGTGCTGGTTTTGCCACTGGTGATAGTCCCCATCCTGGTCGTGGGGATAGTGGTCGGAGGTATCTCCACCCGCCAGGCATATCGCGGCATCACTCTTACCAGTAAGAACGACCTTCAACACATGGCCGATTTTACCATCGACCTTCTCAATTCCCACTATCAGCAGTTTCAGGTGTACAAGCAGGACAAGCAGAGAAGCTTCACGATGGAACTGGCCACCCTCGTGAATCTCTCTTATAACCTCGTACAGGCCGAGCAGAACCAACTGCGTACCGGCCGCATCGATCCTGAGACGGCAAAGCGGGAGGCACGGAAAGCGCTCAAGAAGGTAAATGTCGGAGAGACAGGCTACATTTATGCCATGACGACGAAGGGAGACCTTCAAGTCCATATCGCTCGTGAAGGAGAGAATGTTTTTGATGAAAAGGATGAGAACGGCCGTTACTTCATCCGGCAGATGTGCGAGAACGCCCTCAAGTCCCAGCCGGGGCAGGTTCTCTATATCATCTATCCGTGGCGCAACGCCGTCCTTGGCGACAGATTCCCGAGGAAAAAAATCGTCGCCTACCGCTATTTCAGGGAATGGGACTGGATCATAGCAGCAGGGGGGTATGTCGACGAAACCTACGAGGACCTTAACTTCGAGCAGAGGTCATTTGCGGAGCTGAAGGCGAAGATCAAGGGAAAGATGGTAGGGGACACCGGCTATATTTTCTGCATGGACAGCAAGGGGAACCTGGTCATTCATCCCGATCAGGAGGGAACCAACATCTTCAATGCCCGCGACTTCAGCGGAAATTATTTCATCAGGGAGATGTGCCGCAACAAGCGGGGGTGGATTCATTACCCATGGAAGAACGTAAGTGATCCGCGGCCACGGATGAAGATCGTCAGATACGAGTATTTCAAGCCCTGGGACTGGATCGTTGCCGTCGGTTCCTACGAGGATGAATTTTACCGGGAAGCCAACAAGATCAAAGGGCGCATCACTGCAAGCATCATTTTGCTCTCTGCGGTAATCGGCATTGCTGCGATAGCCCTCGTTATTCTCGCTTCCAAGGTGTTGACCGACCCGATCAGCCACATGATGGAAGTTATCCGGAAGGTTAAGCGGGGATATCTGGACGAGCGGATGGTGGTGGATACAAACGATGAACTGGGGGAACTTGCCTCTGCATTCAACCGGATGACCTCTATCATAAAACACAATAAGGAGATGGAGGCGAACCTGGCGCAGCAGGGAAAAATGGCGTCGCTGGGCATTCTCTCGTCGGGTGTCGCCCACGAGATAAACAACCCCCTGGGGGTAATTCTCGGGTACGCGAGCTACCTGGAGGGAAAGCTGGACGAACAGGACCCGAACTACAAGTACGTCCACGAAATCAAGCGGGAGAGCAAGCGCTGCCGCAAGATCGTTCAGGATCTCCTGAGCTATGCGCGAATGCCGAAGCCGACCCTCGAGCCGACGGACATGAATACCCTGCTGGAACAGATCGTGGATTTTGCCGCGAACCATACCGACATGCATCACGTGTCGGTTGTGAAGGAGTTTAGGCCTGACATTCCGCTGATATCGGTTGACGGTGATCAGATGCGTCAGGTCGCCATCAACATCATCCTCAATGCCGGAGCTGCGATGCAATCGGGCGGGCGGCTGGTCGTGAAGACGGACCTAATGGAGGGGTACGTGAAGATGGTATTCAGCGACAATGGCGCGGGAATACCTCCGGAGAATCTTGAAAGCATCTTCGAACCTTTCTTCACGACTAAGCCAAAGGGCACGGGCCTTGGACTGGCCATAACGAAACAGATTGTCGAGCAACATCAAGGCAAGATCGAGATCGAAAGCCTTGTCGGAAAGGGAACTACCGTCACCGTAAGGTTGCCGGTGAATGCAGCGGAGAGATATTACGCCGATACCGGGAGCAGCGAATGA
- a CDS encoding sigma-54 dependent transcriptional regulator, whose protein sequence is MSNKKRIMLIDNEEGLCRMMEAVLLDHGYAVKAFIRSFEAVEEFTPGQWDLVVTDIKMPGMDGLEVLQRVKMKDPNIPVIMITAYATVEMSIQALRKGAYDMLTKPFEPEELLYRVKNALQHTQLLEENRELREELVGKFRFENIIGASEGLKSVLERVEKIAIRDTSVLITGESGTGKELIAQAIHYNSLRRDKKFIAINCGALPESILESELFGYKKGAFTGALENRQGLLEAADGGTLFLDEVGNLPMNVQKTLLRFLQEQEFLRIGETTPTRVDVRILSATNSDLKATVKTGTFREDLYYRLNVVNIHLPPLRERQADIPLLAAHFITLQNKKFGTAIKGLAPEAMDAACCYPWPGNIRQLRNVVEASVAMEGSDYITLPVLSQFIEVQADNVPLHDAEGEEGEYARALSRFEVDYLKGLLRKNRGNIDAAAREAGMNMATIYRKMKKYNIRREDFS, encoded by the coding sequence ATGAGCAACAAGAAACGGATAATGCTGATCGACAACGAGGAAGGCCTCTGCCGTATGATGGAGGCGGTCCTTCTCGACCACGGCTACGCCGTCAAAGCCTTTATCAGATCGTTTGAAGCAGTGGAGGAATTCACTCCGGGGCAGTGGGATCTCGTGGTGACCGACATCAAGATGCCGGGGATGGACGGACTGGAAGTACTCCAGAGGGTCAAGATGAAGGACCCCAATATTCCCGTCATTATGATTACCGCCTATGCAACGGTGGAAATGTCGATTCAGGCGCTGCGCAAAGGCGCCTACGATATGCTTACAAAGCCCTTCGAGCCGGAAGAGCTCCTCTACAGGGTTAAGAACGCGCTGCAGCACACGCAGCTTCTCGAGGAGAACCGCGAACTGCGGGAGGAGCTAGTCGGTAAATTCAGGTTCGAGAATATCATCGGTGCATCCGAAGGGCTCAAGTCGGTACTGGAGCGTGTGGAGAAGATAGCGATTCGTGATACGTCGGTACTTATCACCGGGGAGTCGGGGACGGGAAAGGAGCTTATAGCTCAGGCCATTCACTACAACTCGCTTCGCAGAGACAAGAAATTCATTGCGATCAATTGCGGAGCCCTCCCTGAATCGATTCTTGAGAGTGAGCTTTTCGGCTACAAGAAAGGGGCTTTTACCGGTGCACTGGAAAACCGCCAGGGCCTTCTGGAGGCTGCCGATGGCGGGACACTCTTTCTCGACGAGGTCGGCAACCTCCCCATGAATGTCCAGAAGACCCTTCTCCGTTTTCTGCAGGAGCAGGAATTTCTCCGCATCGGTGAAACAACCCCCACCCGCGTCGATGTCCGCATCCTTTCTGCCACCAACTCCGACCTGAAGGCAACGGTGAAGACGGGCACCTTCAGGGAAGACCTCTATTACAGGCTCAACGTCGTCAACATACACCTTCCTCCGCTGCGGGAACGCCAAGCTGACATTCCTTTACTCGCGGCCCACTTCATAACGTTGCAGAACAAGAAGTTCGGAACTGCGATAAAAGGCCTGGCGCCGGAGGCCATGGATGCAGCATGCTGCTATCCCTGGCCCGGCAACATCAGGCAGCTGAGGAACGTTGTGGAGGCTTCGGTGGCCATGGAAGGGAGCGATTACATAACGCTTCCGGTCCTTTCCCAGTTCATAGAAGTTCAGGCCGACAACGTTCCGCTACACGATGCGGAGGGTGAAGAGGGGGAGTATGCCCGTGCACTTTCCCGTTTCGAGGTTGATTACCTCAAAGGGCTCCTGCGGAAGAATCGAGGCAACATCGATGCGGCCGCCCGCGAAGCTGGAATGAATATGGCTACCATATACCGCAAGATGAAGAAATATAACATCCGCCGGGAGGATTTTTCCTGA
- a CDS encoding BON domain-containing protein, with amino-acid sequence MKRLRSTLPVLLLAAGLTAFAGCASTPQRESTGEYVDDAGTTAKVKAAIVQETGMKSMSINVETYRGVVQLSGFVDTEGDIRKAGEIASRTTGVKSVINNLVIKPTDK; translated from the coding sequence ATGAAAAGGCTACGATCGACTCTTCCAGTATTACTACTCGCCGCCGGTTTAACGGCTTTTGCCGGCTGCGCGTCTACCCCGCAACGGGAAAGCACCGGAGAATATGTGGATGACGCCGGAACCACCGCAAAAGTGAAAGCAGCCATCGTGCAGGAAACGGGTATGAAATCCATGTCGATAAATGTGGAGACATATCGAGGAGTAGTTCAGTTAAGCGGTTTCGTCGATACCGAAGGGGACATCAGGAAGGCCGGTGAAATTGCCAGTCGGACCACTGGTGTAAAGTCCGTCATAAACAACCTGGTTATAAAGCCAACGGACAAGTAG
- a CDS encoding aldo/keto reductase: MKQVTLGATGLRISPLVYGTLPLGPLQAQLAPEAGGRLIRHALEAGVSMLDTAELYDTYGHIKAGLNGYRGDVCIATKTHANDGKTARLHVEKALRELGRDCMDIVLLHGARIADPFTERAEVLETLLHMKEQGLIRHVGLSSHYICAVKKAAGFPEIELIHPLINRTGMGILDGSAKEMAVAIAECSLAGKGVYAMKALAGGNLIGEARASFRYVLGLEGVRAVAVGMLSEEEIDGNVALFSGQSLDESVWQELESRRRRLVIMERFCKGCGFCVPACTNNALEVTEGKAKVNEDDCILCGYCAASCPEFMIRVV, translated from the coding sequence ATGAAGCAGGTTACTCTTGGGGCTACGGGACTCCGCATTTCACCTCTCGTTTACGGCACCCTCCCTCTTGGCCCCCTTCAGGCGCAACTGGCGCCAGAGGCGGGGGGCAGGCTCATCCGCCACGCGCTGGAAGCGGGCGTCAGCATGCTGGACACCGCCGAGCTGTATGATACCTATGGTCACATCAAGGCCGGTCTCAATGGGTACCGGGGCGACGTATGCATCGCGACCAAGACACACGCAAATGACGGGAAGACCGCACGGCTTCATGTTGAAAAGGCGTTGCGTGAACTTGGCCGGGATTGCATGGACATAGTTCTCCTGCATGGTGCACGAATCGCCGACCCGTTTACAGAACGGGCGGAGGTGCTGGAAACGCTTCTGCACATGAAGGAACAAGGGCTTATCCGGCATGTGGGGCTCTCGTCCCATTACATCTGTGCCGTCAAAAAGGCAGCCGGTTTTCCGGAGATAGAGCTGATTCACCCCCTTATAAACCGCACCGGAATGGGCATCCTGGACGGAAGCGCGAAGGAAATGGCCGTGGCGATTGCCGAGTGTTCACTGGCCGGCAAGGGTGTTTATGCCATGAAGGCGTTGGCAGGCGGTAATCTGATCGGAGAAGCGAGGGCAAGTTTCCGCTATGTACTGGGACTTGAGGGGGTCCGGGCTGTAGCAGTCGGGATGCTGTCGGAGGAGGAGATCGATGGGAACGTTGCACTGTTCTCGGGGCAGTCACTCGACGAATCCGTATGGCAGGAGCTCGAAAGCCGGCGCCGCCGCCTGGTCATCATGGAACGTTTCTGCAAGGGTTGTGGTTTCTGCGTTCCCGCATGCACCAACAATGCTCTTGAAGTCACTGAGGGTAAGGCAAAGGTGAATGAGGATGACTGCATCCTGTGCGGATACTGTGCCGCTTCCTGTCCCGAGTTCATGATCAGGGTCGTCTGA